A part of Rhinoderma darwinii isolate aRhiDar2 chromosome 1, aRhiDar2.hap1, whole genome shotgun sequence genomic DNA contains:
- the HAUS3 gene encoding HAUS augmin-like complex subunit 3 translates to MNCGDRFVQTLKKLSYPKASTLDGEAFDWLFETTDAKPFLDWFCSSLTEQNVVSDETLQAFNVLKESGKSLLDEKALEEVMKMCKPSSSKTSAMEEVAMEKLEEERRTLQKLRGLHLQRRNKLQMMASANIHSCLKFKDEEDEEAKALNETLSVLQVTSNKLNHELQTVIEGIHKLISFYCPYEKGQTSSSSSSSSPIFLFQVLLDKYFSCEEQSTATLTQFTKEHFFEGLSKCIEGTDKDFQLVQLDADARDDPALEEKCQEMMRLQLAYISAKHKLIQTKAKQSSFKAGLQWVEANASVAKSKDSQKDKLLVRISSLKDETSQIENHIESIKSETLPALVRQSAQLLNMPVVKGDYDLQIARHNLCTSRQELLCDHLIKQRASFELLQLGFELELRKQRNVNRQLEALIQELRQSAERLDARLMMMSDASLLALNKPRVNIDSRDPATHGLFQLLDGDNTQKLFRTYSGLESAALTLSLDVQSLKDRLAVSEQEQSLFMSKLESNLKTLQDCMYPDGTELMLNTPELSSNFQQLNSHLAKLNTILLEVLQDLKVKQNILQSSKYDKMEKELYVYFFQNEELLKRIVQNLESQADLPTSSFLF, encoded by the exons ATGAATTGTGGAGATCGGTTTGTCCAGACACTGAAGAAACTAAGCTATCCCAAAGCCTCGACGCTTGATGGAGAAGCTTTTGACTGGCTGTTTGAAACCACAGATGCCAAACCTTTTTTAGACTGGTTCTGTTCCAGCCTCACGGAGCAAAATGTGGTATCGGACGAGACACTGCAGGCTTTTAATGTATTAAAGGAGTCTGGAAAATCTCTCCTGGATGAAAAGGCTTTAGAGGAGGTGATGAAGATGTGTAAACCGTCCAGCTCAAAGACCTCTGCTATGGAGGAGGTGGCGATGGAGAAGCTGGAGGAAGAGCGTCGCACCCTGCAGAAATTACGAGGGCTGCACTTGCAGAGACGTAATAAGCTTCAAATGATGGCGTCCGCCAATATCCACTCCTGCCTGAAATTCAAAGACGAAGAAGACGAAGAGGCCAAAGCCTTGAATGAAACCTTAAGTGTCCTGCAGGTGACCAGTAACAAGCTGAATCACGAGCTCCAAACTGTTATCGAAGGAATTCACAAGCTCATTTCATTCTACTGCCCCTATGAAAAGGGTcaaacatcatcatcatcctcatcatcatcacccatCTTCCTATTCCAAGTCCTCCTAGATAAATACTTCTCCTGTGAAGAACAAAGCACTGCTACACTCACACAGTTTACTAAAGAACATTTCTTTGAGGGTTTGTCGAAATGCATAGAGGGGACAGATAAAGATTTTCAGCTCGTCCAACTAGACGCAGATGCCCGTGATGATCCGGCCCTTGAGGAAAAGTGCCAAGAGATGATGAGACTCCAGCTAGCTTACATCAGTGCGAAACACAAGCTGATCCAGACCAAGGCCAAGCAGTCAAGTTTCAAAGCCGGTCTACAATGGGTGGAGGCCAATGCCAGTGTAGCTAAGAGCAAG GACTCTCAGAAAGACAAGCTGTTGGTGAGAATATCAAGTTTGAAGGATGAGACCTCACAGATTGAAAATCACATAGAATCCATTAAAAGTGAGACTCTTCCAGCCCTGGTCCGTCAGAGCGCTCAGCTATTAAATATGCCCGTTGTCAAAGGGGACTATGATCTGCAGATCGCCCGTCACAATTTATGCACATCCAGACAGGAGCTCTTGTGCGACCATCTGATAAAGCAGAGGGCCTCTTTCGAGCTCTTACAGCTAGGCTTTGAGCTGGAGTTAAGGAAACAGAGAAATGTTAATCGCCAACTGGAAGCCTTAATTCAAGAGTTAAGACAAAGCGCCGAAAGACTGGACGCAAGATTAATGATGATGTCTGATGCTTCTTTGTTGGCTTTAAACAAGCCGCGGGTCAACATAGATTCTAGAGATCCAGCCACCCATGG ATTATTCCAGCTCCTGGATGGAGATAACACTCAGAAACTCTTCAGAACATACAGCGGTCTAGAATCTGCGGCTCTGACGTTATCCCTGGATGTCCAGTCCCTGAAGGACCGGCTAGCCGTTTCTGAGCAAGAACAATCCCTTTTTATGTCAAAACTTGAATCCAATCTGAAGACGTTACAAGATTGTATGTATCCGGATGGAACGGAACTCATGTTAAATACCCCG GAGCTGTCCTCCAATTTTCAGCAATTAAATTCACATCTAGCCAAATTAAATACGATTTTATTGGAAGTTCTGCAGGATCTGAAGGTGAAGCAGAACATTTTACAGTCAAGCAAGTATGACAAAATGGAAAAAGAACTTTATGTTTACTTCTTCCAGAATGAGGAGCTTCTAAAGCGCATTGTACAGAATCTGGAGTCGCAGGCCGATCTCCCCACCTCGTCATTCTTATTCTAG